From the Thiohalobacter sp. genome, one window contains:
- a CDS encoding iron-sulfur cluster assembly scaffold protein, whose translation EELALPPVKIHCSVLAEDAIKAAIGDYQRKHADHTDSAESA comes from the coding sequence CGAGGAGCTGGCGTTGCCGCCGGTGAAGATTCACTGTTCGGTGCTGGCCGAGGACGCGATCAAGGCGGCCATCGGCGACTACCAGCGCAAGCACGCCGACCACACCGACAGCGCGGAAAGCGCCTGA
- a CDS encoding STAS domain-containing protein, which yields MPIRVHSGDEEIRIEISGRFDFASQRAFREAYRGLPPDRRYRVDLSGVVYLDSSALGMLLLLRKHAGDCREQVVLSGASDTIRRILDIANFGKLFSLE from the coding sequence ATGCCCATTCGCGTTCATTCCGGTGACGAAGAGATTCGCATCGAGATCAGCGGCCGCTTCGATTTCGCCAGCCAGCGCGCCTTCCGCGAGGCCTATCGCGGCCTGCCCCCCGACCGCCGTTACCGGGTGGACCTGAGCGGGGTGGTGTATCTCGACAGTTCGGCCCTGGGCATGCTCCTGCTGCTGCGCAAGCATGCCGGTGACTGCCGCGAGCAGGTCGTGTTGAGCGGCGCCAGCGATACCATCCGCCGAATTCTGGACATCGCCAACTTCGGGAAGCTGTTCAGTCTCGAATGA
- a CDS encoding ATP-binding SpoIIE family protein phosphatase, translating into MSAERLQTRARPPVPDRDQVRLELIRSLFSQSPLAQYGALGVALVAAAVLWRTSGTSVTLGWLGFMLGAVLLRLWLVRRFHEQGVTDLDRARRWERRFLWAVLISALGWGASGWLFFDNASLAHQFFLMAILAGISGGSVPVLAPSPPAAAVFLIAAITPVSLRLFSAGGDTNVGLGLLTLLYLAILLVVARRTGDLLRRAIELGIENRALVEALSERAAQLELHGERMRAEQEIALSVFNAIVPRAALDRSGLVYHLSSQSLFNGDLLLAADRPDGCRHFLLGDFTGHGLAGSLGALPVAHMFQGMTQKGFGIDAIAAEINGRLQAQLPDALFLAACLIEMDDRRGLLRIWNGGIPAAYLLAPGGGVLHRFESRHVPLGILGEPDFESDCERWPIAPGQHLFLATDGVTEQRNPAGEPYGEQRLEVLLQRPLPAAALAEALRKDLEAFSRGAGQTDDLTFMIAEVLEPGVGTQPGTVAARGAHGHWALHVRVEADALRLIQPVPVLYHSVREFERRQEGLETLELVLGELVNNAVDHGVLGLDSAMKAGPGGFERYYAEREAALARLEAGHVEIHVTSRPLDDGQELVVEVADSGRGFPVPSGRIDLEHGGLPFGRGLRLVQSLSRELVFEEGGRRVRAVLHVR; encoded by the coding sequence ATGAGCGCGGAACGGCTCCAGACGCGGGCCAGGCCGCCTGTCCCCGATCGTGACCAGGTGCGCCTGGAACTGATCCGTTCCCTGTTCAGCCAATCGCCCCTTGCCCAGTACGGGGCGCTCGGCGTGGCGCTGGTGGCGGCGGCGGTGTTGTGGCGGACGTCCGGTACCAGCGTAACCCTGGGGTGGCTGGGCTTCATGCTGGGCGCCGTCCTGTTGAGGCTGTGGCTGGTACGACGTTTTCACGAACAGGGCGTGACCGACCTGGACAGGGCGCGACGCTGGGAACGGCGCTTCCTGTGGGCGGTCCTGATCTCGGCGCTGGGCTGGGGTGCGTCCGGCTGGCTGTTCTTCGACAATGCTTCGCTGGCCCACCAGTTCTTCCTCATGGCCATTCTCGCCGGTATCAGTGGCGGTTCGGTACCGGTGCTGGCGCCCAGCCCGCCGGCAGCCGCCGTTTTTCTGATCGCCGCCATCACGCCGGTCAGCCTGCGCCTGTTCAGCGCCGGTGGCGATACCAATGTCGGCCTGGGCCTGCTGACCCTGCTCTATCTCGCTATTCTGCTGGTAGTGGCCCGGCGCACTGGCGATTTGCTGCGGCGCGCCATCGAACTCGGCATAGAGAACCGGGCGCTGGTCGAGGCGCTCAGCGAACGCGCGGCGCAGCTCGAATTGCACGGGGAGCGCATGCGGGCCGAGCAGGAGATTGCGCTGTCGGTCTTCAATGCCATCGTGCCGCGGGCAGCGCTGGACCGGTCCGGTCTGGTGTACCACCTGTCCAGTCAGTCCCTGTTCAACGGCGACCTGCTGCTGGCCGCCGATCGCCCGGACGGTTGCCGGCACTTTCTGCTCGGCGACTTTACCGGCCACGGTCTGGCCGGCAGTCTGGGAGCGCTGCCGGTGGCGCACATGTTTCAGGGCATGACGCAAAAGGGTTTCGGTATCGATGCCATCGCGGCCGAAATCAACGGCAGGCTCCAGGCGCAGTTGCCCGACGCCCTGTTTCTTGCCGCTTGCCTGATCGAGATGGATGACCGGCGCGGCCTGTTGCGAATCTGGAACGGCGGCATTCCTGCCGCCTATCTTCTTGCACCGGGTGGCGGGGTGCTGCATCGCTTCGAGTCCCGTCACGTGCCGCTGGGCATTCTCGGGGAACCTGACTTCGAGTCCGATTGCGAGCGCTGGCCGATCGCGCCCGGGCAGCACCTGTTTCTGGCCACCGACGGTGTGACGGAACAGCGGAATCCGGCCGGCGAGCCATACGGCGAACAGCGACTGGAGGTCCTGCTGCAGCGTCCGTTGCCCGCTGCGGCTCTGGCCGAGGCGCTGCGCAAGGATCTGGAAGCGTTCAGTCGGGGTGCCGGGCAGACCGATGACCTGACCTTCATGATCGCGGAGGTTCTGGAACCGGGTGTCGGCACACAGCCAGGGACAGTGGCCGCACGGGGCGCGCACGGGCATTGGGCGTTGCATGTCCGGGTGGAGGCGGACGCCCTGCGGCTGATCCAGCCGGTGCCCGTGCTGTATCACTCGGTGCGCGAGTTCGAACGCCGCCAGGAGGGGCTGGAAACACTGGAACTGGTGCTGGGAGAGCTGGTCAACAATGCCGTCGATCATGGCGTGCTCGGGCTGGACTCGGCGATGAAGGCCGGGCCCGGGGGCTTCGAGCGCTACTATGCCGAACGCGAGGCGGCACTGGCGCGGCTCGAGGCTGGCCATGTAGAGATCCATGTAACCAGCCGGCCGCTCGACGATGGGCAGGAGCTGGTGGTTGAGGTGGCCGATTCGGGTCGTGGCTTTCCGGTGCCTTCAGGGCGGATCGACCTGGAACATGGCGGGCTGCCCTTCGGACGCGGGCTCAGGCTGGTACAGTCGCTGAGCCGGGAACTGGTGTTCGAGGAGGGCGGGCGCCGGGTACGTGCTGTGCTGCATGTCCGCTGA
- a CDS encoding DUF938 domain-containing protein: MNHKPFAESCEENKRPILAVLREAFADCRRILEIGSGTGQHAVFFAAELPHLLWQTSDLPEHHAGIRAWLAEAGLPNLLPPLALDVARDPWPEARYDGVFSANTSHIMHWPEVEAMFAGIGRVLAPGGRFCLYGPFNVDGRYTSESNARFDAWLRARDPESGLRDIEALDRLAQSAGLTLSADHAMPANNHTLVWTRD; the protein is encoded by the coding sequence GTGAACCACAAGCCCTTCGCCGAATCCTGCGAGGAAAACAAGCGGCCCATCCTGGCGGTGCTTCGGGAGGCGTTCGCCGACTGCCGGCGGATTCTGGAAATCGGCAGCGGCACCGGACAGCACGCGGTGTTCTTCGCCGCCGAGCTGCCGCATCTGCTCTGGCAGACCAGCGACCTGCCCGAACACCATGCCGGCATCCGTGCCTGGCTGGCCGAGGCCGGCCTGCCCAACCTGCTGCCGCCGCTGGCCCTGGACGTGGCTCGGGATCCCTGGCCTGAGGCTCGATACGACGGTGTGTTCAGTGCCAACACCAGCCACATCATGCACTGGCCCGAGGTCGAGGCCATGTTTGCGGGCATCGGCCGGGTGCTCGCACCCGGCGGACGCTTCTGCCTTTATGGACCCTTCAATGTGGACGGCCGCTACACCAGCGAGAGCAATGCCCGCTTCGATGCCTGGCTCAGGGCGCGCGATCCGGAGAGCGGACTGCGCGACATCGAGGCGCTGGACCGGTTGGCGCAATCCGCGGGGCTGACCCTGAGCGCCGACCACGCCATGCCCGCCAACAACCATACCCTGGTATGGACACGCGACTGA
- a CDS encoding iron-containing alcohol dehydrogenase, producing MIAPFDIARLPRIAFGSGTRRRLPELCARFGSRLLLVTGARSLQASPHWPGLIEGLEQAGLAWSHCTIGGEPSPEQVDALAAGYRDADIDLVLGIGGGSVLDAAKAIAGLLRVEHSVMDYLEGVGPELPYEGPATPFIAVPTTAGTGSEATKNAVLSRQGTDGFKKSFRHEDLVPAWAVVDPDLLDTCPPHLVAANGMDALTQLMESYVSLRANAMTDALAISGLRAARDSLLPWFEGRGDLAAHRAGMAYAALQSGITLAQTGLGSVHGLASPLGAFFPIPHGVVCGTLVAEATRVNIEAMRAREPDNPALGRYARLAEILCERRIREPEAAWSALVARLEDWTNRLQLPRLGGYGVRREDIPRIVANSRGSSMKTNPIVLTDEEIAAIVEARL from the coding sequence TTGATCGCACCCTTCGACATCGCCCGCCTCCCGCGCATCGCCTTCGGCAGCGGCACGCGCCGCCGCCTCCCCGAACTCTGTGCCCGCTTCGGGTCCCGCCTGCTGCTGGTCACCGGCGCCCGCTCGCTGCAGGCCTCGCCGCACTGGCCGGGGTTGATCGAGGGCCTGGAACAGGCGGGGCTGGCCTGGTCGCACTGCACCATCGGCGGCGAGCCCTCGCCCGAACAGGTGGACGCGCTGGCCGCCGGGTACCGGGATGCGGACATCGACCTGGTGCTGGGCATCGGCGGCGGCAGCGTGCTGGACGCCGCCAAGGCCATCGCCGGCCTGCTGCGCGTCGAACATTCGGTGATGGACTATCTGGAAGGCGTGGGCCCGGAGCTGCCCTACGAGGGCCCGGCCACGCCCTTCATTGCCGTGCCCACCACCGCGGGCACCGGCAGCGAGGCCACGAAGAACGCCGTGCTCAGCCGCCAGGGCACGGACGGCTTCAAGAAGTCGTTTCGTCACGAGGACCTGGTGCCGGCCTGGGCCGTGGTGGACCCGGACCTGCTGGACACCTGCCCACCCCATCTCGTCGCCGCCAACGGCATGGACGCGCTGACCCAGCTCATGGAGTCCTACGTCTCGCTGCGCGCCAACGCCATGACCGACGCCCTCGCCATCTCCGGCCTGCGCGCGGCGCGCGACAGCCTGCTGCCCTGGTTCGAGGGCCGGGGCGACCTCGCCGCGCACCGTGCGGGCATGGCCTATGCCGCGTTGCAGTCCGGCATCACCCTGGCGCAGACCGGACTGGGCTCGGTGCACGGCCTGGCCTCGCCGCTGGGCGCCTTCTTTCCCATCCCGCACGGCGTGGTCTGCGGCACCCTGGTCGCCGAGGCGACGCGGGTAAACATCGAGGCCATGCGCGCACGCGAGCCCGACAACCCCGCGCTGGGTCGTTACGCCCGTCTGGCCGAGATCCTGTGCGAGCGCCGCATCCGCGAGCCCGAGGCCGCCTGGTCGGCGCTGGTGGCGCGGCTGGAGGATTGGACGAACCGCCTGCAACTGCCGCGCCTGGGGGGCTACGGCGTCCGCCGGGAGGACATTCCGCGCATCGTCGCCAACAGCCGCGGCTCGAGCATGAAGACCAACCCCATCGTGCTCACCGACGAGGAGATCGCCGCTATCGTCGAGGCCCGCCTGTGA
- a CDS encoding antibiotic biosynthesis monooxygenase produces MQVTLVHVRVKPEHIDDFIAATGDNHRGSIEEAGNLRFDVLQDPQDPARFLLYEAFASAEDAAAHKQTPHYLAWRERVADWMAEPRRGEPWHCLFPETPA; encoded by the coding sequence ATGCAGGTCACACTGGTTCATGTCCGGGTCAAACCGGAACACATCGACGACTTCATCGCCGCCACCGGCGACAATCACCGTGGCTCGATCGAGGAGGCCGGGAACCTGCGCTTCGACGTGCTGCAGGATCCGCAGGACCCGGCCCGCTTCCTGCTCTACGAGGCCTTCGCCAGCGCCGAGGACGCCGCCGCCCACAAGCAGACCCCGCACTATCTGGCCTGGCGCGAGCGGGTGGCCGACTGGATGGCCGAGCCCCGGCGTGGCGAACCCTGGCACTGCCTGTTCCCGGAGACGCCGGCTTGA
- a CDS encoding HDOD domain-containing protein translates to MTEPRTAATAESGAPRAPRSLGEWVEMLSERGMPAFARTVEQISGVAGDRESSAAELAAVVLQDAAMTARLLRIANSPLYNLTGKHISTVSRAVVMLGFNTVRSLCLSIAVVESVAEGAHKERLAADMARCFHAAVQARAFAERRKDPAPEEVFIATLLRQLGQLAFWSYGSAVAEQLDAELSVPGADADAAARALLGFDLSELSLGLSRQWKLGDLLIHALEKRGDDDPRVSNVELAHELARLAEEQGWESEPMRKLMARLAETLYMPLRDLTELVYENASRAARTAACFGAGKAVERIPLPRTSKLSAAEAAARAERPPEFPEPDPMLQLRILRELSALLESEFNVNLVLEMVLEGIFRGVGMDRTLFALLTADRGRLVARYALGQQAEVLRTRFRFPISAVQANIWFHVIDSRQPVLLDEQADPRLRQLLTPDVRAVIGDGPFLATPIEVQGKVIGLFYADRLPSGRPLDEEACAAFRHFGIQANLALSHARR, encoded by the coding sequence ATGACCGAACCCCGCACCGCCGCGACTGCCGAATCCGGGGCGCCGCGCGCACCCAGATCCCTTGGCGAGTGGGTGGAAATGCTCAGCGAGCGGGGCATGCCGGCGTTTGCGCGCACGGTGGAGCAGATCTCGGGCGTGGCCGGAGACCGCGAAAGCTCGGCCGCGGAACTGGCCGCCGTGGTGCTGCAGGACGCCGCCATGACCGCGCGCCTGCTGCGCATCGCCAACAGCCCGCTGTACAACCTCACCGGCAAGCACATCAGCACCGTGTCCCGCGCCGTGGTCATGCTCGGCTTCAACACCGTGCGCAGCCTGTGCCTGTCCATCGCCGTGGTCGAATCGGTCGCCGAGGGCGCGCACAAGGAACGGCTGGCCGCGGACATGGCGCGTTGCTTCCACGCCGCCGTGCAGGCCCGGGCCTTTGCCGAGCGGCGCAAGGACCCGGCACCGGAGGAGGTCTTTATCGCGACCCTGCTGCGCCAGCTCGGCCAGCTGGCCTTCTGGAGCTATGGCAGTGCCGTTGCCGAGCAGCTCGATGCCGAACTCTCGGTGCCCGGGGCCGATGCCGACGCCGCGGCCCGGGCGCTGCTGGGTTTCGATCTGTCCGAGCTGTCGCTGGGTCTCTCCCGCCAGTGGAAGCTGGGGGATCTGCTCATCCACGCCCTGGAGAAACGCGGCGACGACGATCCGCGGGTGAGCAACGTGGAACTGGCCCACGAACTGGCGCGGCTGGCGGAGGAACAGGGCTGGGAATCGGAGCCCATGCGCAAGCTGATGGCGCGGCTGGCAGAGACCCTGTACATGCCGTTGCGGGACCTGACCGAGCTGGTGTACGAGAACGCGAGCAGGGCGGCGCGCACCGCGGCCTGCTTCGGCGCCGGCAAGGCGGTGGAACGCATCCCGTTGCCACGAACCTCGAAACTGTCTGCCGCCGAGGCGGCGGCCCGGGCCGAGCGGCCGCCCGAATTCCCCGAGCCCGATCCCATGCTTCAGCTGCGTATACTGAGAGAGCTTTCGGCGCTGCTGGAAAGCGAGTTCAACGTCAATCTGGTGCTGGAGATGGTGCTGGAAGGCATCTTTCGCGGCGTGGGCATGGACCGCACCCTGTTCGCGCTGCTTACCGCCGATCGCGGCCGGCTGGTCGCGCGCTACGCCCTGGGCCAGCAGGCGGAAGTGCTGCGCACCCGCTTCCGCTTCCCGATTTCCGCGGTGCAGGCCAACATCTGGTTTCATGTCATCGACAGCCGCCAGCCGGTACTCCTGGATGAACAGGCCGATCCGCGCCTGCGGCAGTTGCTTACCCCGGACGTGCGCGCCGTGATCGGGGACGGCCCCTTCCTGGCCACGCCCATCGAGGTGCAGGGCAAGGTGATTGGACTGTTCTACGCAGATCGCCTCCCCAGTGGCCGGCCACTGGACGAGGAGGCCTGCGCGGCCTTCCGTCATTTCGGGATTCAGGCCAATCTGGCGCTGTCCCACGCCCGACGTTGA
- a CDS encoding SET domain-containing protein: MSFKPDLRLRHQPQLIARKVQARPSAIHGKGLFARRPIRAGEHLGSYRGLRTRSDGKYVLWVEGSRGRRHGRRGTTLLRYLNHADAPNAEFDGFDLFALEDIQPGEEITIDYGG, encoded by the coding sequence ATGTCGTTCAAGCCAGACCTGCGCCTTCGTCACCAGCCCCAACTCATTGCCCGCAAGGTCCAGGCCCGCCCCTCCGCCATTCATGGCAAGGGCCTGTTCGCACGCCGCCCCATTCGCGCCGGCGAACACCTTGGCAGCTATCGCGGACTGCGCACCCGCAGTGACGGCAAGTACGTGCTCTGGGTCGAGGGCAGCCGCGGCCGCCGCCACGGTCGGCGCGGAACCACCCTGCTGCGCTATCTCAATCATGCCGACGCGCCCAATGCGGAGTTCGACGGCTTCGACCTGTTCGCACTCGAGGACATACAACCGGGCGAGGAAATCACTATCGACTATGGCGGCTGA
- a CDS encoding methyltransferase domain-containing protein, with translation MAVIWQRRVNGHHYEVRSAGRSRRLYTDGIFHSQFNPRTVMSGAPWDLLTLPAFLRSAGVHRVLLLGLGGGAVARQLLHFFPQAEITGVDLDAVHLSVARRFFGLSRTGVRLVQADARKFVGDCRGARFDCVIDDLFGGQDGDPRRAVPFDHDWRGALTRLLVPGGVLVANFTDSESACAAAGFAGVPLLKLVATLPRYDNRVLAWGGDRDLEALRQQLRTWPEIRPYLDAARGYRLQGPRAAA, from the coding sequence ATGGCCGTCATCTGGCAGCGCCGCGTGAACGGTCATCATTACGAGGTGCGCAGCGCCGGGCGTTCGCGACGCCTGTATACCGACGGCATCTTTCACAGCCAGTTCAACCCGCGCACCGTGATGTCGGGGGCGCCCTGGGACCTGCTCACCCTGCCGGCCTTCCTGCGCAGCGCCGGTGTGCATCGTGTGCTGCTGCTGGGACTCGGTGGCGGCGCTGTGGCCCGGCAGTTGCTGCACTTCTTTCCGCAGGCAGAGATCACCGGCGTCGATCTGGATGCCGTGCATCTGTCGGTCGCGCGGCGTTTCTTCGGGCTGTCACGGACGGGAGTGAGGCTGGTGCAGGCCGATGCCCGGAAGTTCGTCGGCGACTGCCGGGGCGCGCGCTTCGACTGCGTCATCGATGACCTGTTCGGCGGCCAGGATGGAGATCCGCGACGCGCCGTGCCCTTTGATCATGACTGGCGAGGGGCCTTGACGCGGCTGCTGGTGCCCGGGGGTGTGCTGGTCGCCAACTTTACCGATAGCGAATCGGCGTGCGCCGCGGCCGGGTTCGCTGGCGTGCCATTGCTGAAACTGGTGGCGACCCTGCCACGGTACGACAACCGGGTGCTGGCATGGGGCGGGGACCGCGACCTGGAGGCGCTGAGGCAGCAGTTGCGGACGTGGCCCGAGATCCGCCCCTATCTGGACGCAGCCCGTGGCTATCGGCTGCAGGGTCCGCGGGCAGCAGCGTAG
- a CDS encoding putative bifunctional diguanylate cyclase/phosphodiesterase — protein MAVPDSLLAHCFRNLSDGLFVLDGNYRLVAANSVLAAWLGLEQTDFAQPKARPRLDALLDCSCPLDSAGEHRFECSLPRTGGSGRLEISLMPVELDGQIYFTGIARDISDHRRRIEQLEHQARHDGLTGLGNRSAFEDRLRRLHEDARANGHTHALLYLDLDHFKVVNDTHGHPVGDRLLCEIAGLLLARVRDRDLVARLGGDEFGILLEHCTMHDAEALGQTLVQAIDCHRFVWNGHSFRVSASIGLTTITRERKSCEEVLSFADAACYVAKDNGRNGVQAYFGGVRCTGKRKELDWVNRLHAALEQNRFRLFYQRILPVAFRGEREYRELLLRLIDEDGQQVSPAEFLPVAERYDLMPAIDRWVLDRLRQSLASLPPSARRFKTHYAMNLSGASLSDSAFREQLIETVEHPAFEHIELCFEITESAAVRDMDRAVSLMERLRRTGCRIALDDFGQGMSSFAYLKHLPIDYLKIDGALVRQMHTDERDFRIVEAINQMAQHLGFRTVAEFVEQPAILERLAQLGVDFAQGFHLHRPEAWKG, from the coding sequence TTGGCAGTACCGGATTCACTGCTCGCCCACTGTTTCCGCAACCTGTCCGACGGCCTGTTCGTACTCGACGGCAACTACCGGCTGGTTGCTGCCAACTCGGTCCTGGCCGCCTGGCTGGGCCTCGAACAGACCGACTTCGCGCAACCGAAAGCGCGCCCGAGGCTGGATGCGCTGCTCGATTGCAGCTGCCCCCTCGACAGCGCGGGCGAACACCGGTTCGAATGCAGCTTGCCGCGCACCGGAGGCAGCGGCCGGCTGGAGATCAGCCTGATGCCGGTCGAACTGGACGGCCAGATCTACTTCACCGGCATCGCCCGCGACATATCCGATCATCGCCGCCGCATCGAGCAGCTGGAACACCAGGCCCGGCACGATGGCCTGACCGGGCTCGGCAACCGCAGCGCCTTCGAGGATCGGCTGCGCCGGCTGCACGAAGATGCCCGCGCCAACGGTCATACCCATGCCCTGCTTTATCTCGATCTCGATCACTTCAAGGTAGTGAACGACACCCATGGCCATCCGGTCGGCGACCGGCTGCTATGCGAGATCGCGGGGCTGCTGCTCGCACGTGTACGCGACCGTGACCTGGTTGCCCGCCTGGGCGGCGACGAGTTCGGCATCCTGCTCGAACACTGCACCATGCATGACGCCGAGGCGCTGGGGCAGACCCTGGTGCAGGCCATAGACTGCCACCGCTTTGTGTGGAACGGCCATAGCTTCCGGGTCAGCGCCAGTATCGGCCTCACCACCATCACCCGGGAACGGAAGAGCTGTGAGGAAGTGCTGAGCTTCGCCGACGCTGCCTGCTATGTTGCCAAGGACAATGGCCGCAATGGCGTACAGGCCTATTTCGGCGGCGTGCGCTGTACCGGCAAGCGAAAGGAACTCGACTGGGTCAATCGCCTCCATGCGGCACTGGAACAGAACCGCTTCCGGCTTTTCTACCAGCGCATCCTGCCAGTGGCATTTCGTGGCGAACGCGAATACCGCGAACTCCTGCTCCGGCTGATCGACGAAGATGGCCAACAGGTGTCGCCGGCCGAATTCCTTCCAGTAGCCGAACGCTACGACCTGATGCCAGCCATCGACCGCTGGGTACTCGATCGACTGCGACAGTCACTGGCATCCCTGCCACCCTCCGCCCGGCGATTCAAGACCCACTATGCGATGAACCTGTCCGGCGCCAGCCTGTCGGACAGTGCTTTTCGGGAGCAGCTCATCGAGACCGTGGAACACCCCGCCTTCGAACATATCGAGCTCTGTTTCGAGATCACCGAGTCGGCCGCCGTCCGCGACATGGACCGTGCGGTGTCACTGATGGAACGCCTGCGCAGGACCGGCTGCCGGATTGCCCTGGATGACTTCGGCCAGGGCATGTCGTCCTTTGCCTACCTCAAGCACCTGCCCATCGATTACCTGAAGATCGACGGCGCCCTGGTACGGCAGATGCACACCGACGAACGCGATTTCCGCATCGTCGAGGCCATCAACCAGATGGCCCAGCACCTGGGCTTCCGCACGGTCGCGGAATTCGTGGAACAACCGGCGATCCTCGAACGTCTGGCACAACTCGGCGTGGACTTTGCCCAGGGCTTTCACCTGCATCGGCCCGAGGCGTGGAAGGGTTGA
- a CDS encoding patatin-like phospholipase family protein: MTEPAFSARRRGLLAACLGAAALAACGRPSHAARIGLALGSGGARGLAHLPMLETFDELGIRPHRLAGTSIGAVFAALYATGLNGAEIRRRITPLIPEAGNGRDEGLDLLGPLRLLEILQPTLAGGGLLSGDAPMRFIADILPARRFAELQVPLRLVATDLETGAPVVMHDGDLLEAIRASIAVPGLFPPVQRRGRHLVDGGVANPLPYDLLQSSCDAVVAVDVSGDGFDEADGEEPSFAGVLMRSVHAASRNLIAGKLACNPPDLYIHPKIRNVRMLEFYKAERIFAEAEPARRKLRRGLARLTGQRFPGCSLSADRAG; the protein is encoded by the coding sequence ATGACTGAGCCGGCGTTCAGCGCCCGCCGCCGCGGGCTGCTGGCGGCCTGCCTGGGCGCGGCGGCGCTGGCCGCCTGCGGTCGGCCAAGCCACGCCGCGCGCATCGGCCTGGCGCTGGGCAGCGGCGGCGCCCGCGGGCTGGCGCACCTGCCCATGCTGGAGACCTTCGACGAGCTGGGCATCCGCCCCCACCGGCTCGCCGGGACCAGTATCGGCGCCGTGTTCGCGGCCCTCTATGCCACCGGGCTGAACGGTGCCGAGATCCGCCGTCGCATCACACCGCTGATCCCCGAAGCCGGCAACGGCCGCGACGAGGGCCTGGACCTGCTGGGCCCGCTGCGGCTGCTGGAAATCCTCCAGCCTACCCTGGCCGGCGGTGGCCTGCTCAGCGGCGACGCACCCATGCGTTTCATCGCCGACATCCTGCCGGCACGCCGCTTCGCGGAGCTGCAGGTGCCACTGCGACTGGTGGCAACCGACCTGGAAACGGGCGCCCCGGTGGTCATGCACGACGGCGACCTGCTCGAGGCCATCCGCGCCAGTATCGCAGTGCCAGGGCTGTTTCCGCCCGTGCAGCGTCGCGGCCGGCACCTGGTCGACGGCGGTGTCGCCAATCCCCTGCCCTATGACCTGCTGCAGTCCTCCTGCGACGCGGTGGTGGCCGTGGACGTCAGCGGTGACGGTTTCGATGAGGCGGACGGGGAAGAACCCAGCTTCGCCGGGGTGCTCATGCGCAGCGTGCATGCCGCCAGCCGCAACCTGATCGCCGGGAAGCTCGCCTGCAATCCGCCCGATCTCTACATCCACCCGAAGATCCGCAATGTGCGCATGCTCGAGTTCTACAAGGCCGAACGGATCTTCGCCGAGGCCGAGCCTGCGCGCCGCAAGCTGAGGCGCGGACTGGCCCGGCTCACCGGCCAGCGTTTCCCGGGCTGCAGCCTGTCGGCCGACCGCGCCGGCTGA
- a CDS encoding metal-sulfur cluster assembly factor, whose translation MARASSRDRKKQAIVRRVQSALTTVFDPATPRIDVFNMGMIYDIRVDDEQGVEIDLAFSSPGHPGNLTLPQQIRDTVRELDGIESCRVRIVEDPPWTLDRVSDHARINMSVVD comes from the coding sequence ATGGCCCGCGCTTCCTCCCGCGACCGAAAGAAACAGGCCATTGTCCGCCGCGTGCAGAGCGCGCTCACCACCGTGTTCGATCCGGCCACGCCGCGCATCGACGTGTTCAACATGGGCATGATCTATGACATCCGCGTGGACGACGAACAGGGCGTGGAAATCGACCTGGCCTTCTCCAGCCCGGGCCATCCCGGCAATCTTACCCTGCCGCAGCAGATCCGCGACACGGTGCGGGAGCTGGACGGCATCGAAAGCTGCCGGGTGCGCATCGTCGAGGATCCGCCCTGGACGCTCGACCGGGTGTCGGACCATGCGCGGATCAACATGTCGGTGGTGGACTAA